CACTCTTTGCTTCATTCCGCCAGAAAGTTCTGATGGATATTTGTCTAGGACGTGAGTTATATCCAAAACTTTTGAAGCCTCAAGGATTTCTTCTTCAGAGATCTTTTTCTTTTTTTTGTCTCCTAACTCATTTAATAGGGAGATATTTTCTCTAGCTGTTCGCCATGGAAGCAAGACTTCTTTTTGGCGCATGTAAGCAATATGATTTTCATTAATGGACTGATTGCTCCATTGGATGCTGCCGCTTTCTGGGTGTAATAAACCACAAATTAAACGAAACAAAGTGGTCTTTCCTATTCCGGAGGCTCCTAGAATTGTTGTCACTTGTTCAGGAAGCGCGAAGAAGCTGGCTTGATCAAACACCTGTAGTTCTGGGTATGAATAGGTTAGATCAGAAACAGTCAGCATGACTAGAGAGGTGTAGGTATTAAAAGAAACCTTTTTGCGGTTACCAAGACTTGAACTTGGGACCTCGACATTATCAGTGTCGCGCTCTAACCAGCTGAGCTATAACCGCAAATGGAGACTAGGAGATTCGAACTCCTGACCTTCTGAATGCAAATCAGACGCTCTACCAACTAAGCTAAGTCCCCGCCTTTGAAGCAGATGCTGCAAACGAAAGAAGACACGATATTAACGACTAAAAGATTTATCTACAATGAGAATATTTGTTCAGAGATAAAGTTTGGATTACAGTTATAAGACGATTTCCTCAAGGAGGAGCTCCACCAACTCTTTGGTATACATTTTTCTGATTTCTCTAAGTAGTTTACCCCAGGATTCTTGGTTAGGAGCTTCCATGGGGTGTGGTTCAACAATGTTAAGTCCCATACATGGGATCCCGTATTCATGACATACCTGAGCTATAGCACATCCCGAGTTATCAAAACCCGCAATTTCTGGTAAATCTCTCTGTAGGGATAGAAAATATTTTCTAGAGAGAGAAAAAGGTTCTCCTGTGGCTATAACCCCCTCTTTTACAGAGTGTAATCCTTCGGTATATTGTTGAATGAATCCATATTTTTTAAGAAGGTTTTCAATATTTCTTCTTTCTAGATTAAGAAATCTTCTACTTCCTCGACTGATAGCTTGGAAAAGTTCTGGAGAGGTTTGAAATATGGATAGTTGATTTTCCGGTGTTTCAAACTTGTTCAACATAGGGCGTAAATCGGTGTCGTGGTGGATATAACCTTTGGGGAGTAAAAGATCGAAAAGGTGATTTCGAGGGTCTCTCGAATAGCAGGAGCCGATGACTAGGACCATGTCTACTTTTTGTTGTAAAATCATATTGGAGGTAGTAATGGCAGCCCCTACCTTGGTCGGCCAAAGGGAGCTAATGATAATTTGTTTTCCCAAGTATACGCCATGGAAGTAGCTTCTACTCCCCTCCTGGGTTTGTTTTATGTTTGCTAGCCATGGGAATTGTTCTGGCAAAGGAGTTTGAAGAAGGCTGTTGTCGGGAAGAGCAAAAATAATTCCTATTCGTTGTATGGAAGTTTTAGTTAAGGACGAGTGATGAGATTGAAATTGTGGATGACGGATATGCTGTTCAGAGGTCGCTAGACAGGAAGATTTTTGTAGAAAGAATAAAGCTAAGGTGAAGAAAAGGTATCTCATGACGGTGCTGAAGGAATAAGAATATACACCGTCTTATATAAGAAAAAAATTTTTTTACAGAGAAAAATCCAGATGTGTATAGACGACGCCTGGACTTTTCTAGGACTGTGTAGCTTTTTACAAGGAGATCCTTTTCTTGTTTATAGATTGAATCTTAGTGGCTTTTGCTTGTTTTGTGATATGGAAAGAGCTAGAAAATTGTTGATATTCTTGATCCAAGGCTTTGGCGTCATTGCTCTTGTATACCATAAATACTTGGTAAAGAGTGTGGTCTACACAAATAAGTTTTCCCCTAAAGAAGATGTCTTCATTTCGAATCCAAAACTCCAAAGATTGATGACTTTGGTGTGTAGAGGACTGCATGAAGAGAACGTGTGATTCTGGAAGAGCTGATAGCATACCAGCAAAACCTTCTTGCAGATTTTGCTCTGGTTTGCCGATATCGATTTTCTCTGGGTAATTCCAGACGGAAATCACATAGATGAGGTTTTCATTGGGTTCTGCGACAAAAGTTTCGTACTTGATAGTAATGTCGGACTGAGGGATTTCGATTGTTTGTCTAGAGTATTCGGGTTCTTTAGGCAGCTCCACAGAGAATCCAGAGTCCTTATAATCGTATTTCTTCCAATCTCCGGAGAAGAGTCCAACTAGATTGGTGTGGCTTTCTTTAGTATTTTTTTTAGAGGAGAAGAGGTCTTTAAAACTATTTAGGAAGGCGTTAGTTTTA
This is a stretch of genomic DNA from Chlamydiifrater phoenicopteri. It encodes these proteins:
- a CDS encoding ABC transporter ATP-binding protein, with product MLTVSDLTYSYPELQVFDQASFFALPEQVTTILGASGIGKTTLFRLICGLLHPESGSIQWSNQSINENHIAYMRQKEVLLPWRTARENISLLNELGDKKKKKISEEEILEASKVLDITHVLDKYPSELSGGMKQRVELARCLVSNKPVLLLDEPFSSLDPLIKESLYKETTSLAKRNRTTIVLITHDIFEALLLSDKLYVIKNASIHPVDIETVSFLCKKNTRQELIEFLFL
- a CDS encoding 5'-methylthioadenosine nucleosidase, with amino-acid sequence MRYLFFTLALFFLQKSSCLATSEQHIRHPQFQSHHSSLTKTSIQRIGIIFALPDNSLLQTPLPEQFPWLANIKQTQEGSRSYFHGVYLGKQIIISSLWPTKVGAAITTSNMILQQKVDMVLVIGSCYSRDPRNHLFDLLLPKGYIHHDTDLRPMLNKFETPENQLSIFQTSPELFQAISRGSRRFLNLERRNIENLLKKYGFIQQYTEGLHSVKEGVIATGEPFSLSRKYFLSLQRDLPEIAGFDNSGCAIAQVCHEYGIPCMGLNIVEPHPMEAPNQESWGKLLREIRKMYTKELVELLLEEIVL